One Nostoc sp. UHCC 0302 DNA window includes the following coding sequences:
- a CDS encoding filamentous hemagglutinin N-terminal domain-containing protein, with product MINFWVLFKSLGVTIGSAITFSTNSAIAQITQDGTLPVNSLVTKQGNITIIKDGTESGNNLFHSFKEFSVHNGSTTEFQYVGNIDNIINRVTGKSISNIDGILKVNGTANLFLINPNGIIFGHNAFLDIRGSFVASTASSVNFADGIKFSATNPQTIPSLKVSVPIGLQFGASAAPIRNQSQTKVNGATNSFGQSVGLQVLPGKTLALIGGDITLQGGNITASGGRIELGSVGANSLVTLNSTNQGWTTGYERVQNFQNIQLIERMVNGSNIPSIVDASGESGGNIQVQGRTVELIGYLVSLTTQTRGEGKGGDLTINAKKLIVRDGAQVFTSTLGKGNGGNLTVNASESVEVVGGVPIPNSNFFQRSALFSTTGLSGKAGDLTINTGRLRVEDGARITTESNGTEINSKLIPATGAGGDLTVKASESVELIGTSVTGSASGLFAATNGSGDAGKVIIDTKELLVQDHAGVSVSSKFIPGFTYTEDTSNLGKAGDLNVSARFILLDNQGKLKSDSDSGRGGNITLNVQDLLLMRHQSQISTNAVTNGLAGSGGNIFINAANGFIVAAPLENSDITANAFSGSGGKITINAKSIFGFVPRTRTDLVRVLQTQDPKNLNPSNLLTSDITAFSQQNPSLSGTIQINSPDVDPSKGLVELPVNVVDASQQIVTACNAEGKMTRASFIITGRGGIASNPVELLTADTVLADWITLEPEDENRANSSQNRVIIQESNTQVASQKVNAVNKATQIVEAQGWVMDANGNVVLVAQAPTVTPHRQALNFTSCAVVQEVRRNDDFVFN from the coding sequence ATGATTAATTTTTGGGTCTTGTTTAAAAGCTTGGGAGTTACAATAGGTAGTGCTATAACTTTTTCTACAAACTCTGCTATTGCCCAAATTACTCAAGATGGTACTTTACCTGTTAATTCTTTAGTAACAAAACAAGGCAATATCACAATTATTAAAGATGGAACCGAATCTGGAAACAATCTATTCCACAGTTTTAAAGAGTTTTCTGTACATAATGGAAGTACAACTGAATTTCAATATGTTGGCAATATTGACAACATTATTAACCGCGTAACAGGTAAGTCTATTTCTAATATTGACGGTATCCTTAAAGTTAATGGCACAGCAAACCTCTTTTTAATTAATCCTAATGGGATAATTTTTGGCCACAATGCTTTTTTAGATATCCGCGGTTCATTTGTGGCGAGTACAGCTAGTAGTGTAAATTTTGCCGATGGTATCAAGTTTAGTGCTACAAATCCCCAAACCATACCTTCGCTGAAAGTAAGTGTTCCTATAGGTTTACAATTCGGAGCGAGTGCGGCTCCCATCCGCAATCAATCCCAAACAAAAGTCAATGGCGCGACTAATAGTTTTGGTCAATCTGTTGGTCTACAGGTACTGCCAGGCAAAACTTTAGCACTTATTGGTGGTGACATAACACTACAAGGCGGAAATATCACAGCAAGTGGGGGACGAATCGAGCTAGGTAGTGTTGGTGCTAATAGTTTAGTCACTTTGAACTCAACGAACCAAGGTTGGACAACAGGATATGAACGGGTACAAAATTTTCAGAATATCCAACTCATAGAACGAATGGTAAATGGTTCTAATATCCCCTCTATTGTAGATGCCAGTGGTGAAAGTGGTGGTAACATTCAGGTTCAAGGTAGGACAGTGGAACTAATTGGCTATCTTGTGTCTTTAACAACTCAGACTAGAGGTGAGGGAAAAGGCGGAGACTTAACAATTAACGCTAAGAAATTAATTGTTCGAGATGGCGCGCAAGTATTTACTTCTACTCTAGGGAAAGGTAATGGAGGAAATTTGACTGTGAATGCCTCTGAGTCCGTTGAGGTTGTTGGTGGTGTTCCTATACCAAATAGTAATTTTTTTCAAAGAAGTGCATTATTTAGTACAACTGGCTTAAGTGGAAAGGCAGGTGACCTGACTATCAACACTGGAAGGTTGCGTGTTGAAGATGGAGCAAGGATTACAACAGAGTCTAATGGCACGGAAATTAATTCAAAGTTAATACCGGCTACAGGTGCAGGAGGGGATTTGACTGTGAAAGCTTCTGAATCTGTAGAATTAATTGGAACATCAGTAACAGGTTCTGCTAGCGGCTTATTTGCTGCTACTAATGGTTCTGGAGATGCAGGCAAAGTAATAATCGATACAAAAGAGTTACTTGTTCAAGATCATGCTGGGGTGAGTGTCAGTAGTAAATTTATCCCGGGTTTTACTTATACAGAGGATACAAGCAATCTAGGAAAAGCAGGGGATCTAAATGTCAGCGCTCGTTTTATACTTCTGGACAACCAAGGAAAACTGAAATCTGATAGTGATTCAGGACGAGGTGGAAACATTACGCTAAATGTGCAGGATTTATTACTAATGCGCCACCAAAGCCAAATATCCACCAATGCAGTCACGAATGGGCTTGCTGGTAGTGGAGGTAATATTTTCATCAATGCTGCTAATGGCTTCATCGTTGCAGCTCCCTTAGAAAATAGCGATATCACCGCCAATGCATTCTCTGGTTCTGGGGGAAAAATCACAATCAATGCTAAAAGTATCTTTGGATTTGTACCGCGTACACGTACAGACTTAGTGAGGGTGTTACAAACTCAAGACCCAAAAAACCTTAATCCAAGTAATTTACTTACAAGTGATATCACGGCGTTTTCGCAGCAAAACCCTTCGTTAAGTGGCACAATTCAAATCAACTCACCAGATGTTGACCCCAGTAAAGGATTAGTGGAACTGCCTGTAAATGTGGTAGATGCTTCGCAGCAAATAGTTACTGCTTGTAATGCTGAGGGAAAAATGACTAGGGCTTCATTTATTATTACTGGCCGTGGTGGAATTGCATCTAATCCTGTAGAACTTTTGACGGCTGATACGGTGCTAGCAGATTGGATAACGCTAGAGCCAGAGGATGAGAATCGTGCTAACAGTAGCCAAAACAGAGTGATTATTCAAGAGTCGAATACACAAGTAGCGTCACAGAAAGTTAATGCTGTCAACAAAGCAACTCAAATTGTAGAAGCTCAAGGGTGGGTTATGGATGCCAATGGTAATGTAGTTTTGGTTGCTCAAGCACCGACTGTGACCCCCCATCGGCAAGCACTCAATTTCACATCTTGCGCTGTGGTTCAGGAAGTGCGTAGGAATGATGACTTTGTATTTAATTAA